The Desulfomonilia bacterium genome includes a region encoding these proteins:
- a CDS encoding Stp1/IreP family PP2C-type Ser/Thr phosphatase encodes MKINSFGKTDPGLKRTNNEDSYVIREDLNFCAVADGMGGAAAGEIASRIFVDTATCIYEEWMRSDKQDPALPVQKTYITANSRIIEHISRFPEHKGMGTTAELLSISDDLIIIGHVGDSRTYRLRNGVLKQITKDHSLIREQIDKGIITALEAKNHRMRHVILRAVGVEENVSLDIIRSKAVEGDIYLLCSDGLTDMADDDAIEKCMNSYSALDVMASGLVDLANAGGGKDNITVVLARISEV; translated from the coding sequence ATGAAGATTAACTCATTCGGAAAAACCGATCCCGGCCTCAAAAGAACAAACAACGAGGATTCATATGTCATCAGGGAAGACCTTAACTTTTGTGCGGTAGCCGATGGAATGGGAGGTGCTGCTGCAGGCGAAATTGCGAGCAGAATATTTGTTGATACTGCTACCTGTATCTATGAAGAATGGATGCGGAGCGATAAGCAAGACCCGGCTTTACCCGTTCAGAAGACCTACATAACCGCGAACAGCAGGATTATCGAACATATCAGCCGGTTCCCCGAGCATAAGGGAATGGGAACGACTGCGGAACTTCTCAGCATCTCGGACGATCTCATCATAATAGGCCATGTGGGCGACAGCAGGACGTACAGGCTCAGGAACGGTGTACTGAAACAGATAACGAAAGACCATTCGCTTATCCGGGAACAGATTGACAAGGGTATTATCACCGCCCTTGAGGCGAAAAACCACAGGATGCGGCATGTTATCCTGCGCGCGGTGGGAGTCGAGGAAAATGTAAGCCTGGATATAATCAGATCAAAGGCGGTCGAGGGTGATATTTACCTTCTCTGCTCAGACGGTCTGACGGATATGGCCGATGATGATGCGATTGAAAAATGCATGAATTCGTATTCTGCACTTGACGTGATGGCGTCAGGCCTGGTCGACCTTGCCAATGCAGGCGGAGGAAAGGATAACATCACTGTCGTACTGGCCCGTATCTCGGAAGTATAG
- a CDS encoding metallophosphoesterase translates to MRRLNRAGSFSVFLLVIILPFLLMLTVVSCKPTCDFSIAVIADPHCSGSLEHWDRMDKAISWINENRAAEKIDLVVIVGDMAWGGNNLSIMKGKLDGLAAPYIPVIGDNEIHGGDEAVFDDVFSSQFDKLALLFADSWNKAPAHVMNPQTDKEMYLENYSFDYKGLHIVCADWNTRNNDGGVLEPEQAELYDFEGGTWPWFKEDILASTGRDKESILVFSHHPMHVSPVYPLTKMDLGAFSYEDFKTITSFTLPLKDYIYASYAGHYHVPMQQDLREGGYKVYVTRALHQPRQLEGGNLLKEPTIKLINVTKKDGGFTYRNQLVFTDQGGQALVLDEDSL, encoded by the coding sequence ATGAGGAGACTGAATCGGGCTGGAAGCTTTTCCGTATTTTTACTGGTAATTATCCTTCCTTTCCTTTTAATGCTGACAGTTGTTTCCTGTAAACCGACCTGCGATTTTTCCATTGCTGTTATTGCCGATCCGCATTGTTCGGGGAGTCTTGAACATTGGGACCGTATGGACAAGGCGATATCATGGATCAATGAAAACAGGGCTGCCGAAAAGATCGATCTGGTCGTTATTGTCGGTGATATGGCATGGGGCGGAAATAATCTTTCAATCATGAAGGGAAAACTTGACGGACTTGCAGCACCATATATTCCTGTAATAGGCGATAATGAAATCCACGGAGGTGATGAGGCGGTATTCGATGATGTCTTCTCTTCTCAGTTCGATAAGCTTGCATTGCTTTTCGCGGACTCGTGGAACAAGGCCCCGGCGCATGTCATGAACCCGCAGACTGATAAAGAAATGTATCTTGAGAACTATTCATTCGACTATAAGGGGCTGCATATAGTCTGTGCGGACTGGAACACAAGAAATAATGACGGTGGAGTGCTCGAACCCGAACAGGCCGAGCTCTATGATTTCGAAGGAGGCACATGGCCGTGGTTCAAAGAGGATATACTTGCTTCAACAGGAAGGGATAAGGAAAGCATTCTCGTTTTCTCACACCATCCGATGCATGTTTCCCCGGTTTATCCGCTTACAAAAATGGACCTGGGCGCTTTTTCATATGAGGATTTCAAGACCATCACCTCTTTTACTCTGCCGCTTAAGGATTACATATATGCAAGCTATGCCGGGCACTATCATGTTCCGATGCAGCAGGACCTCAGAGAAGGAGGATACAAGGTCTATGTGACGAGAGCCCTTCACCAGCCCAGGCAGCTTGAAGGCGGCAATCTTCTTAAGGAGCCGACAATAAAGCTGATTAACGTCACAAAGAAAGATGGAGGGTTTACTTATAGAAATCAGCTCGTATTCACGGATCAGGGAGGGCAAGCATTAGTACTTGATGAAGACTCCCTATAG
- a CDS encoding serine protease yields MSKPGSDLIKYLTCVFMVIFFPPVLYGLDDAKILHCAMPKSETEEVIEVWMKQKGYEITKEENRDVTLIKASGKNGDIHLRVSTDSPLASTVSIDDFQEGGKTQAELSDYLSGYEKNEKIKNDNPEPDKTDAVGDVSGNIVCIEAVLNSGTVNLTGFIADKKGLILCTAHYLNEKAAIKVFTITGETLSGKLIKIDRKKDIALVDCNYAFKTEVDILKGLSAVKDSQKVVAFGCAGQNTRQTIHGVISGNSRKVQGQVYWQAHMNVRPGDSGGPVFTETGVFAGIIKGGLKGRLDYTYIIPLDTVLFFIRER; encoded by the coding sequence ATGAGCAAACCCGGTTCAGACCTGATAAAATATTTAACATGCGTCTTCATGGTAATTTTTTTCCCGCCGGTTCTTTATGGCCTCGATGATGCTAAGATATTGCATTGCGCCATGCCGAAATCCGAGACCGAAGAAGTTATCGAGGTATGGATGAAACAGAAGGGTTATGAGATCACAAAAGAGGAAAACCGTGATGTAACGCTTATTAAGGCATCGGGAAAGAATGGCGATATTCACTTAAGGGTTTCAACCGATTCCCCCCTGGCTTCAACTGTCAGCATCGATGACTTTCAGGAAGGCGGCAAGACACAGGCCGAACTTTCGGATTACCTTTCCGGGTATGAAAAAAATGAGAAGATAAAAAATGATAATCCGGAACCGGATAAAACAGATGCGGTGGGGGATGTTTCAGGAAATATAGTTTGCATTGAAGCCGTACTGAATAGCGGGACAGTCAACCTTACTGGTTTTATAGCGGATAAGAAAGGGTTGATACTCTGTACGGCCCATTATCTGAATGAGAAGGCGGCAATAAAGGTATTTACAATAACAGGGGAAACGCTCAGCGGAAAACTCATTAAGATTGACAGGAAAAAAGACATTGCACTTGTCGATTGCAATTACGCCTTCAAAACAGAAGTCGATATCCTGAAGGGTTTATCGGCCGTGAAAGACTCTCAGAAGGTTGTTGCTTTCGGATGCGCCGGACAGAACACACGCCAGACGATACACGGTGTCATCAGCGGGAATTCCAGAAAAGTCCAGGGTCAGGTCTATTGGCAGGCCCATATGAATGTAAGACCTGGAGACAGCGGCGGCCCTGTGTTTACGGAAACCGGGGTTTTTGCAGGCATTATCAAGGGAGGGCTCAAGGGAAGGCTTGATTACACTTACATCATACCGCTTGATACTGTATTATTCTTTATCAGGGAAAGGTAG
- a CDS encoding class I SAM-dependent methyltransferase, with translation MDSFQKVRKDFDDIAVLDEGWTHNSFFYNFLNRHVPWNCIDILEVGCGLGEFTRIIALKSEHVLAVDLSPEMIRMANLNSTTFRNIDYRIENILDYIWPENHFDCIVSIATLHHLPLAFMLEKMVFSIKPGGRLIILDMLKAENLTDFLLGAVSFPLSRVMMLIKNGRLKEPEHIRRAWEEHGKNEIYMRFSELRRICNIHIPDAEIRRHLLWRYSIVWTKQ, from the coding sequence ATGGATAGCTTTCAGAAAGTAAGGAAGGATTTTGATGACATAGCAGTCCTTGATGAGGGATGGACGCATAACAGTTTCTTTTACAATTTTCTGAACAGGCATGTTCCATGGAATTGCATCGATATACTTGAGGTTGGATGTGGCCTCGGGGAATTTACACGCATCATTGCCCTGAAGTCAGAGCATGTTCTTGCGGTTGATTTGTCCCCTGAAATGATTCGTATGGCAAATCTGAACTCGACTACCTTCAGAAATATCGATTACCGCATCGAAAATATTCTGGATTATATATGGCCTGAGAACCATTTCGACTGCATAGTTTCCATCGCAACGCTTCATCACCTTCCTCTTGCGTTCATGCTTGAAAAAATGGTCTTTTCCATTAAACCCGGGGGTAGACTGATTATCCTGGATATGCTGAAGGCGGAAAACCTTACTGATTTCCTTCTTGGTGCTGTCAGCTTTCCTCTAAGCAGGGTAATGATGTTGATAAAGAACGGCAGGCTGAAGGAGCCGGAACATATTAGAAGGGCATGGGAAGAGCATGGAAAAAATGAAATATACATGAGGTTTTCAGAATTAAGGAGAATTTGTAACATCCATATTCCCGATGCTGAAATAAGAAGACATCTGCTTTGGAGATATTCAATAGTATGGACAAAACAATAA
- a CDS encoding FHA domain-containing protein: protein MKVPPIITVQLIHLQGPLKGQIQEFSENTISIGRQTDSSVQFPKDMTTISRQHAIIERDGNRFKLTDKSANGTFVNGKKITETYLKDGDVIMFTEGGPKVSFIAEIKEVAEEAAPVAAPQPQKQEPVITQPVSAPEPPADKPAFIPPSPETPASVPEPPLNVPSDSNREKVQVPLMIQFGPALRSYKELPVTIGKSPSSDFVMAHPNILANHAQIVFSQGTYRIRDLTGKNLIRVNGRAIEFEAVLGADDVIHLSPNGPALRFLGEGRLAEHEEIQDEEAVTPPQAKPAPQKEEKPKGLKGFMDLFKK from the coding sequence ATGAAAGTGCCTCCCATAATCACGGTTCAGTTAATCCATCTTCAGGGGCCGCTGAAAGGCCAGATCCAGGAATTCTCAGAAAACACGATATCCATAGGCCGCCAGACCGACTCCAGCGTACAGTTTCCCAAGGACATGACTACGATATCAAGACAGCATGCAATAATCGAACGTGACGGAAACAGGTTCAAACTAACCGATAAAAGCGCCAACGGCACCTTTGTAAACGGCAAAAAGATAACTGAAACCTATCTCAAAGACGGAGACGTCATAATGTTCACCGAAGGCGGACCCAAGGTGAGCTTTATAGCTGAAATAAAAGAGGTTGCCGAAGAGGCCGCTCCGGTTGCTGCGCCTCAGCCTCAGAAACAGGAACCAGTAATTACTCAACCGGTATCTGCGCCGGAACCTCCGGCAGACAAACCCGCCTTTATTCCACCCTCACCTGAAACTCCCGCATCTGTGCCGGAACCGCCATTAAATGTACCTTCCGACAGCAACCGGGAAAAAGTCCAGGTCCCGCTCATGATACAATTCGGACCGGCGCTGCGTTCATATAAAGAGCTTCCCGTCACAATCGGAAAAAGCCCTTCAAGCGACTTCGTCATGGCCCATCCGAATATCCTGGCAAATCATGCACAGATTGTTTTCAGCCAGGGTACATACAGAATACGGGACCTCACGGGGAAGAACCTGATCAGGGTAAACGGCAGGGCGATTGAATTCGAGGCTGTACTGGGAGCGGACGACGTCATACATCTCAGCCCGAACGGTCCTGCCCTGCGGTTTCTGGGAGAAGGAAGGCTTGCGGAGCATGAGGAAATCCAGGATGAAGAAGCCGTCACCCCACCTCAGGCAAAACCCGCCCCGCAGAAGGAAGAAAAGCCAAAGGGCCTTAAAGGATTCATGGATCTGTTCAAGAAATAG
- a CDS encoding serine/threonine-protein kinase: MKYGRYEIIKELGRGSMGMVYLAHDPNISREVALKILRPDRVESADFVQRFLKEARAIGRLAHPNIVTVYDVGEDNKTVFIAMELLEGAPLNVYARENSLSFEQITGIGMEVALSLDYAHGKGIVHRDIKPPNIMITGGGHVKITDFGIAHIDDPEAAQQTQAGEILGTPNYMSPEQVLGKKVDGRSDLFSLGVIMYELVSGVKPFKGENLGSIFNSITSTEPVSLRDLLPDVPQGLCDVIMKSLSKDPALRYQTGRDMAEALAAAGTGLQRGAETAPQAKKSGKRIAAAALFAAAVLLIAAVIFFMTGNKEKPAVQPVQKPPALDAVLNVESEPAGARIFIDGKSEGTTPLRIPLSLGEHEVRVSMPGYLDWDAQVNLDKKGEQPLKVRLEPQETKPD; encoded by the coding sequence ATGAAATACGGGCGTTATGAAATAATAAAAGAACTTGGCAGGGGATCGATGGGCATGGTCTATCTGGCCCATGATCCAAATATCAGCAGGGAGGTGGCGCTCAAGATATTGCGTCCTGACAGGGTCGAAAGCGCGGATTTCGTTCAGCGTTTCTTGAAGGAGGCGCGTGCCATCGGAAGGCTTGCGCACCCCAATATTGTTACCGTCTATGATGTGGGAGAGGATAATAAAACCGTTTTCATTGCAATGGAACTGCTCGAGGGTGCACCACTTAACGTTTATGCAAGGGAAAATTCACTTTCGTTTGAACAGATAACCGGGATAGGTATGGAGGTTGCCTTAAGCCTTGATTATGCACACGGGAAGGGCATAGTCCACAGGGATATCAAACCACCCAATATAATGATTACCGGGGGCGGTCATGTGAAGATAACCGATTTCGGTATTGCGCATATAGACGATCCCGAGGCGGCTCAGCAGACCCAGGCGGGCGAGATACTGGGGACCCCTAATTACATGTCGCCCGAGCAGGTACTGGGCAAGAAGGTGGACGGCAGGTCCGACCTGTTTTCCCTTGGCGTTATCATGTATGAACTCGTCTCTGGGGTCAAACCCTTCAAGGGAGAAAACCTGGGCTCAATATTCAACTCAATTACATCGACAGAACCTGTCAGTCTGAGGGACCTGTTACCGGATGTGCCGCAGGGTCTGTGTGATGTCATAATGAAAAGCCTGTCAAAGGACCCTGCACTAAGATATCAGACAGGCAGGGATATGGCCGAAGCGCTTGCTGCAGCAGGAACCGGATTGCAAAGAGGGGCGGAAACTGCCCCTCAGGCGAAAAAATCAGGCAAAAGGATTGCAGCGGCGGCTCTTTTTGCCGCAGCGGTGCTTCTGATAGCGGCGGTTATATTCTTTATGACAGGCAACAAGGAAAAACCGGCGGTTCAGCCGGTGCAGAAACCTCCTGCTCTCGATGCTGTCCTGAATGTCGAGAGCGAGCCGGCAGGTGCTCGGATATTCATAGACGGAAAATCAGAGGGTACGACCCCTTTGAGGATTCCGCTAAGTCTGGGGGAGCATGAGGTGAGGGTAAGCATGCCGGGCTATCTCGACTGGGACGCACAGGTAAATCTTGACAAAAAGGGCGAACAGCCTCTTAAGGTAAGACTGGAACCGCAGGAGACTAAACCGGATTAG
- a CDS encoding SDR family NAD(P)-dependent oxidoreductase has product MPKFETTDKTGVKTAGLEETNRKAWYLVTGANAGIGKAVVIGLAQKGLPVAMLCRNRDKALAALNDIRSKVKDADIKLIIGGLSDNADVRKSAAAILEEVPKIAALINNAGIWMMKCELNEDDIEKSFYVNCLAPFLLSNLLLERLKESAPARIVNVNAGLYVFGRLDLDRTPYGRDFSMVRSYCNSKFAGVLLTTGMAKRLEGTGITVNMLHPGVIKTGLRVTDGILGKMLKIIKLLWKSPEQGAEPVIHLAVSDEVKGVSGKFFMLKKEMPLIKKARDAALNDKLWILSERLTGLNG; this is encoded by the coding sequence GTGCCGAAATTCGAAACAACGGATAAAACCGGCGTTAAAACAGCTGGATTGGAAGAGACTAACCGGAAAGCATGGTATCTGGTAACCGGCGCCAATGCCGGGATTGGAAAGGCCGTAGTCATAGGTCTTGCCCAAAAAGGCCTGCCTGTAGCAATGCTGTGCCGCAACAGAGATAAAGCCCTGGCGGCGTTGAATGATATAAGGTCTAAGGTTAAAGATGCGGATATCAAGCTTATAATCGGCGGCCTCTCGGATAATGCAGATGTTAGAAAATCAGCGGCGGCCATTCTGGAAGAGGTGCCGAAGATCGCCGCACTCATCAATAACGCAGGCATCTGGATGATGAAATGCGAGCTGAATGAAGACGACATTGAAAAATCCTTTTATGTCAACTGCCTGGCGCCGTTCCTGCTTTCAAATCTACTTCTGGAAAGGCTTAAAGAGAGCGCTCCGGCAAGGATTGTGAATGTAAATGCCGGACTTTATGTTTTCGGCAGGCTTGACCTTGACCGCACCCCGTACGGCAGGGATTTCAGCATGGTTCGCTCATACTGCAACAGCAAGTTTGCCGGGGTCTTGCTTACAACCGGAATGGCAAAGCGCCTTGAAGGAACCGGCATCACGGTCAATATGCTTCATCCCGGTGTGATTAAAACCGGTCTGAGGGTAACGGACGGTATTTTGGGAAAAATGTTGAAGATCATAAAATTACTTTGGAAATCCCCTGAACAGGGCGCAGAACCTGTAATCCACCTGGCCGTATCGGATGAAGTGAAAGGTGTATCCGGAAAATTCTTCATGCTCAAAAAGGAGATGCCTCTTATCAAAAAGGCCAGGGATGCCGCTCTTAATGACAAACTCTGGATCCTGAGCGAAAGGCTAACGGGATTGAATGGATAG
- a CDS encoding MBL fold metallo-hydrolase: protein MRTITTRNNLKIIHANGIFFNSYLIFNGEKYILVDSGRSYAWPRLKHNLEELGVSEKNLEALILTHTHFDHAENAANIKERFGARIIVHETEAGYLETGDSPLPDGTVFYTRWLMKAFRTKAQPMFRYNPVTCDIPVGDKFDLNPLGFNARIIHVPGHTRGSIAVIIDNEIAFTGDNMVGVFSGSILPPFGDDIPGIIKSWKTLLDTGCSLFIPNHGTPKKREIIKRHYERKISKQYT, encoded by the coding sequence ATGAGAACAATAACGACAAGGAACAATCTTAAAATAATCCATGCAAACGGTATTTTCTTCAATTCGTATCTGATCTTTAACGGTGAGAAGTATATTCTTGTCGATTCCGGCAGAAGTTATGCATGGCCGCGGCTCAAGCACAACCTTGAAGAGCTGGGGGTTAGTGAGAAAAACCTCGAGGCTCTTATCCTTACGCACACCCATTTTGATCATGCCGAGAACGCCGCAAACATCAAGGAGCGATTCGGAGCCAGGATAATCGTCCATGAAACCGAGGCCGGATATCTTGAAACAGGCGACAGCCCGCTGCCTGATGGTACAGTCTTTTATACTAGGTGGCTCATGAAGGCATTCAGGACAAAGGCCCAGCCCATGTTCAGGTACAACCCGGTAACCTGTGACATACCGGTAGGAGATAAATTTGATTTAAACCCTCTGGGATTCAATGCCCGTATTATCCATGTGCCGGGGCACACCAGAGGTTCCATTGCTGTTATTATCGATAATGAAATAGCATTCACCGGTGATAACATGGTCGGGGTTTTCAGTGGTTCGATCCTGCCACCTTTCGGCGATGACATTCCGGGCATAATAAAAAGCTGGAAGACACTTCTTGATACAGGATGCTCACTTTTCATACCCAATCACGGGACTCCTAAAAAAAGAGAGATAATTAAAAGGCACTATGAAAGGAAAATCAGTAAGCAGTACACCTGA
- a CDS encoding glutamine amidotransferase: protein MDKTINTEKIILIKAGATFENVARRCGDFEEWIINGLGCGREHIRVIDIRTGVSLPDIHECEGVVISGSRSHVTENLDWVNALAAWVHLIVDAGIPVLGICFGHQLLAYAFGGKVDFNGKGREIGTVDINVNSSGKNDILFGSLPLRFPANVSHKQSVLTLPDGAVSLAYNGHDSNHAFRIGKCAWGLQFHPEFDQTVMRASILEQYDDLKKEGFDVEALSRSVRQTPEAFSILEKFAKVNL, encoded by the coding sequence ATGGACAAAACAATAAATACTGAAAAAATTATTCTGATAAAAGCCGGCGCCACATTTGAAAATGTCGCAAGAAGATGCGGTGACTTTGAAGAATGGATAATCAATGGCTTGGGATGCGGCCGCGAGCATATCAGAGTTATTGATATCCGGACCGGTGTTTCGCTGCCTGATATCCATGAATGTGAAGGGGTCGTGATAAGCGGATCACGCTCGCATGTGACCGAAAATCTTGACTGGGTGAATGCCCTGGCCGCATGGGTTCATTTGATTGTGGATGCCGGGATACCGGTGCTCGGGATATGTTTCGGCCATCAGCTTCTTGCGTATGCCTTCGGGGGGAAGGTGGATTTCAATGGCAAGGGCAGGGAGATAGGCACGGTTGATATCAATGTGAACAGTTCAGGCAAGAATGATATCCTATTTGGATCTCTCCCTTTAAGATTTCCGGCCAATGTTTCGCATAAGCAAAGTGTTCTGACGCTTCCCGACGGAGCAGTCAGTCTGGCATATAACGGGCATGATTCCAATCATGCATTCAGGATCGGTAAGTGCGCATGGGGCTTGCAGTTCCATCCGGAATTTGACCAAACGGTAATGCGGGCATCAATACTGGAACAATACGATGATTTAAAGAAAGAAGGTTTTGATGTCGAGGCTCTTTCCCGTTCAGTCAGGCAGACCCCCGAGGCTTTCAGTATATTGGAAAAATTTGCAAAGGTGAATTTATGA
- a CDS encoding fibronectin type III domain-containing protein has protein sequence MRLENPALMLILILLITGCSGFDKSIVRKASTGTCISKDHKSVTSTDSPLNVHLSWTEDPSSTMTITWLTKSENHSFVEYGMRETDLASRIDSPSSLKTDSGIIHEATVTGLKPGTEYYYRCGSDGSGWSEIHSFRTAPAAGPFSFAVVGDTQNDRSIRKNIAGAVRSLRPLFVIHCGDVTNAGGSQKLWVEWFEDMGGLIAEIPIMTVMGNHDNYCAQVNGLCRNMFEQFALPDNGIKGASEYWYSFNVAGTHFMMLNSENSAGIKPGSKQYEWLENDLENNKAALNKIAVMHKPPFSMGLHGDNMIIQKYWVPLFDRYGVDVVFSGHEHVYERTKQLKGLKPDKTGTVYMIAGSGGSWVYGCKDNVPERKKGLYEKCEGVCGFVLVDAGYKGMKFSMIAVNGGKDTAVDSRIIDSFEIDKSDTLPADPVRK, from the coding sequence ATGAGACTAGAAAACCCCGCATTGATGCTGATATTGATTTTACTGATTACCGGGTGCTCCGGATTCGATAAGAGTATAGTAAGGAAAGCGTCAACCGGAACTTGTATTTCAAAAGACCATAAATCAGTTACAAGTACTGATTCCCCCCTGAATGTTCACCTTTCATGGACTGAAGACCCTTCTTCGACGATGACAATTACATGGCTGACAAAATCAGAAAACCATAGTTTTGTAGAATATGGCATGAGAGAAACCGACCTTGCTTCAAGAATAGATTCGCCGTCTTCTTTGAAAACCGATTCCGGGATTATACATGAAGCAACAGTCACAGGTCTTAAACCCGGCACTGAGTATTATTACCGCTGCGGCAGCGATGGCAGCGGCTGGAGTGAAATACATTCATTCAGGACCGCACCTGCCGCAGGCCCGTTTTCTTTTGCCGTTGTGGGTGACACTCAGAATGACAGAAGTATCAGGAAAAACATTGCTGGTGCTGTCAGGAGTTTAAGACCTCTATTCGTAATTCACTGCGGAGACGTCACAAACGCGGGCGGAAGCCAAAAGCTCTGGGTAGAATGGTTTGAGGATATGGGCGGGCTTATAGCGGAGATTCCAATTATGACCGTCATGGGAAACCATGACAACTATTGTGCTCAGGTAAACGGCTTATGCAGGAATATGTTCGAACAGTTTGCTCTGCCCGATAACGGTATAAAGGGTGCAAGTGAATACTGGTATTCGTTTAATGTTGCAGGAACGCATTTCATGATGCTCAATTCTGAAAATAGTGCCGGTATCAAGCCCGGTTCGAAACAGTATGAATGGCTTGAAAATGACCTTGAAAACAATAAGGCGGCCTTAAACAAGATTGCTGTCATGCACAAACCGCCATTCAGCATGGGCCTGCACGGCGACAACATGATTATTCAGAAGTACTGGGTGCCCCTGTTCGACAGATATGGCGTCGATGTGGTTTTTTCAGGACACGAGCATGTTTACGAAAGGACAAAACAGCTGAAGGGGTTGAAACCTGATAAAACAGGGACAGTGTATATGATTGCCGGCAGCGGCGGCTCATGGGTCTACGGGTGCAAAGATAATGTGCCTGAGAGGAAGAAAGGTCTTTACGAAAAATGCGAAGGCGTCTGCGGATTCGTGCTCGTTGATGCCGGTTATAAAGGCATGAAATTTTCCATGATTGCAGTAAATGGCGGTAAAGATACGGCTGTTGATTCTCGTATTATAGACAGCTTTGAAATCGATAAATCAGACACATTGCCGGCAGACCCTGTTCGGAAATGA
- a CDS encoding LysE family translocator → MGDTLPIVFIIASLVLIITPGQDMILVMSRSISQGAKAGVMTAAGVSTGLIGHTLLASLGLGALLVASEALFTAVKIAGSAYLVYMGVTHFWHNKLNMDIQNMPSMPLKKLYFQGALSNLSNPKIAIFYFAYLPQFVPAGSADTTIRLLFLGTVFAALTFMVKGPVGFTAGVLSNWLRSRPSVSDWINRISGFVLIALGLRLAFERRN, encoded by the coding sequence ATGGGCGATACATTACCAATCGTATTCATAATTGCGTCTCTGGTGCTTATCATAACGCCCGGACAGGATATGATACTGGTCATGTCACGTTCGATATCCCAGGGTGCAAAGGCCGGCGTAATGACGGCAGCCGGCGTGAGCACCGGGCTTATCGGCCATACGCTGCTTGCATCGCTCGGGCTCGGAGCGCTTCTCGTTGCGTCTGAAGCGCTTTTTACAGCGGTTAAAATCGCAGGATCGGCATACCTTGTTTACATGGGTGTTACTCATTTCTGGCACAATAAACTGAACATGGACATACAGAACATGCCTTCCATGCCGCTAAAAAAATTATATTTCCAGGGCGCTCTGTCAAACCTGTCAAACCCGAAAATCGCAATTTTTTATTTTGCCTATCTGCCGCAGTTCGTTCCGGCCGGTTCGGCAGATACTACAATAAGGCTGCTCTTTCTCGGGACGGTATTTGCAGCGCTTACATTCATGGTCAAAGGACCTGTGGGATTTACAGCGGGAGTCCTTTCAAACTGGCTGCGCTCGCGACCCTCAGTGTCTGACTGGATAAACCGCATAAGCGGATTTGTGCTCATTGCTCTGGGATTGAGGCTTGCCTTTGAAAGGAGAAATTAA